The genomic segment ACTACGATCCGGATAACGGCGAAGATGCAGACGGCTTTGCCGCGAAGCTGACGGTTGGTCCGGGCAATGTTTTCGACGGCTGCATTGCGGCGTATAATGTGGATGATGGCTGGGATCTGTTTGCAAAAACCGAAACCGGAGCCATTGGCGCTGTAACGATTCGCAACAGCATCGCCTATCAAAATGGCCAAACGTCCGATGGCACAACGACATCAGACAGCGATGGAAATGGCTTTAAACTCGGTGGCGACAAAATTGCCGTTAACCACATTGTAGAAAACAACATCGCTTTCCAAAACAAAAAGCATGGCTTCACCTATAACAGCAACCCAGGCTCCATTTCCATGAAAAACAATACTTCGTGGAGCAATGGACAAAGCAATTTCGCTTTTGATTTAGGCACGCACACCTTCACCAACAACTTGAGCTTCAGCGGCAGTTCTAGCGATAAAACTAGCGGCACCGACGTTTCCAATACCAATGTTTGGTGGAAAAGCAATGCTAGCGTGAACGGCAAAGGTCTGCTTGCAAGCGCTGCTGACTTCGTAAGCTTGACCCCAACCGTTACCCGAAATGCAGACGGATCGCCGAATCTTGGCAACTTCCTCAAGCTGGCTACTGGCAGCGATTTAATCGGCTCCGGCACGCCGTCTGGCACAAATATTGGTGCCCGCTAGACATCAATAAGAGCAGGAATTTACGGCCGCCCCTTGCCTGAATGCTTCAAAACCGCTACCATGGTAAGGGTGCATAAGCGAATGCCGCCCCTTGTGGCTCCTTATGTGCGATTAACTTTTTGCCTAAGGAGACTTAACATGTTAAAGCCAGGAAGAAATGATGTATGCCACTGCGGCAGCGGCCGTAAATATAAAAAATGCTGTATCGAGCTTGACCGCGAGGAAGAGCGCCGCTTGGCGGCGGCGCAAGCTTCCGGCGGGCTGCAATCGTACGCGGATATCGAGCGCCTGCTGGATCAAGAGCTCGTGTGGGAAGCACCGTCCTATGGAGAGCTTGCCCGTGAGCTGGCTGGACAAATGAAGGACGGCTACACGCCTGCCCAAATTAGCCTTGCTCTGTTTATGTGGAAAGAGTATACGGATGCGAATAAACCTTCCTTCCGTAAATCCGGCGTTTACTGCGCGGCTTTGGAGTATTTGATTTGCGAAATTCAAAGCATTCCAAGCTCGAAAGCCGAGCTTGCCGAGAAGTACAGCGTATCCGTATCTACTCTATCGAAAAAATGCACCGAGCTGACCAGCTTCTTTATGGAGCAATATGCAGAGCTGCAAGCGGAGCAGCCTGAAGCCGCTGGCGATGCTGAGAACGCGGAGCAGTCGCAGCAGGAAGAGCTTGTGAAGGCATAGGCAAGGGCTGCCGGGTTTCGCCTTAAGCAGCCAGCTTTTTCACTTCTAGCTACGGTTTGCCTATTGCAGCAAAAGAGCCCGCCGCCTTCACATAAATGTGAAAGCAGCAGGCTCTTTTCGTTTGTTTTTTCCATGCACGGGTCTAGTTAATTGCTGGCGTTATTTGATGCTATTGCAGCCACACCTTGGTCTCGCCACCGTCGCTCGAGTATTCAATATACTCCGGGAACGCTTCTATAATAATGTATTCCGGGTCGTGTGGTCCATCAAACCACTGCTTAAAGTTTTCATTCCATAGCTTCTCGCGCAGCTTGTCGTCCGCACATAACTCGGCACGAGCCTGAATTTGAACAATATCGGTAGATGGCTTGCCATCGTATCCGACAAGAATATGAACATTCGGGTTAGCCCGCAGTTCATCTACCTTGCTCGTATCACGATTTGTCGCCAAATATAAGTTAAGCCCATCATGGAAAAGTGCCATATAACGCACCATCGGCTTATCGCCATTTACGGTAGCAAACGAGCAAATATGGTTCGCTTGCAGCACATCAATAATTTCCTGCTCCAATTGTTTTGTTGTATTCGGCATCGGTATCTCTCCTTTAAAGGTTCATCTTTTGCCAGACTTTCTGGCATCGCGCTTGCCATAGATTACCCCTTTTGCCGTTTTTTTAATCGGAGCTCTGTTTTGGTGT from the Paenibacillus sp. BIHB 4019 genome contains:
- a CDS encoding pyridoxamine 5'-phosphate oxidase family protein; the encoded protein is MPNTTKQLEQEIIDVLQANHICSFATVNGDKPMVRYMALFHDGLNLYLATNRDTSKVDELRANPNVHILVGYDGKPSTDIVQIQARAELCADDKLREKLWNENFKQWFDGPHDPEYIIIEAFPEYIEYSSDGGETKVWLQ
- a CDS encoding SEC-C metal-binding domain-containing protein gives rise to the protein MLKPGRNDVCHCGSGRKYKKCCIELDREEERRLAAAQASGGLQSYADIERLLDQELVWEAPSYGELARELAGQMKDGYTPAQISLALFMWKEYTDANKPSFRKSGVYCAALEYLICEIQSIPSSKAELAEKYSVSVSTLSKKCTELTSFFMEQYAELQAEQPEAAGDAENAEQSQQEELVKA